Proteins from one Aspergillus nidulans FGSC A4 chromosome VIII genomic window:
- a CDS encoding F1F0 ATP synthase subunit gamma (transcript_id=CADANIAT00002472) — MLTRAVRPAVRAGAAAVTRTAPPNAANFATLREIEGRLKSIKNIKKITNTMKVIASTRLTRAQKAMDDSRAYGQTSNTLFEQAETKALEDKKTLLVVASSDKGLCGGIHSGLSKAARRALEANPNSDLVVLGEKAKAQLSRTNPNAIVLSFANVCKDIPTFADAQAVADQIALLPTDYASVKVIYNKFVNAQSYEPDTVEAYSEEAITQSPNFSAYEADEETLSNLREYALANSLFWAMAEGHACEISARRNAMENASKNAGEMIDKFQILYNRQRQAAITGELVEIITGAAASAE; from the exons ATGCTTACCCGCGCTGTTCGTCCGGCTGTCCGGGCTGGTGCCGCTGCGGTCACCCG CACTGCGCCTCCCAATGCCGCCAACTTCGCGACCCTGCGTGAAATCGAAGGCCGTCTCAAGtccatcaagaacatcaagaagatcaCCAATACCATGAAGGTCATTGCCTCTACCCGTTTGACCCGCGCCCAGAAGGCCATGGACGACTCCCGTGCCTACGGTCAGACCTCCAACACCCTCTTCGAACAGGCTGAGACCAAGGCCcttgaggacaagaagacCCTGCTCGTGGTTGCTAGCTCCGACAAGGGTCTCTGCGGTGGTATTCACTCCGGTCTTAGCAAGGCCGCTCGCCGCGCTCTCGAGGCCAACCCCAACTCTGACCTTGTGGTTCTcggcgagaaggccaaggcCCAACTTTCTCGTACCAACCCCAACGCCATCGTCCTCAGCTTTGCCAACGTCTGCAAGGATATCCCCACCTTCGCTGACGCCCAGGCTGTTGCCGACCAAATTGCTCTGCTCCCTACCGACTATGCCAGCGTTAAGGTCATCTACAACAAGTTCGTCAACGCTCAGAGCTACGAGCCCGATACTGTCGAGGCTTACTCTGAGGAGGCCATCACTCAGTCCC CCAACTTCTCTGCGTAcgaggctgatgaggaaACACTCTCCAACCTCCGCGAGTACGCTCTTGCTAACAGCCTGTTCTGGGCTATGGCTGAAGGCCACGCCTGTGAAATCTCG GCTCGTCGCAATGCTATGGAG AACGCCTCCAAGAACGCTGGTGAAATGATTGACAA GTTCCAGATTCTGTACAACCGTCAGCGTCAAGCCGCCATTACCGGTGAATTGGTCGAGATTATCACCGGTGCCGCCGCCAGCGCTGAATAG